A window of Chloroflexota bacterium contains these coding sequences:
- a CDS encoding amidohydrolase family protein, which yields MTELIKLPGLIDPHTHLRVPGGEHKEDFSTGTSAALAGGVTMVLAMPNTSPPITTPQVIQKTREVAGQDARCDVGLFAGASSEHIDQLPVVAPAAAGLKIYLNDTFGPLRVEDLPTLQACFESWPRDKMIAMHAEGQSIAAGIGLAASFARPVHFCHISRRDEIELIARAKAQGLPVTCEVTPHHLFLNERDAIQLGPLGDMRPRLATTDDQAALWAHIDSTVDCIATDHAPHTLDEKASATAPPGVAGLQTSLPLMLTAVKAGRLTLQRLTELMAIVPRRIFSLPEQEDTYVEVDLDAQFVIDNGRQLSKCGWTPFAGTPVTGQVQRVILRGQVAYDLAQPQLLAHPGMGWIIP from the coding sequence ATGACCGAATTGATCAAACTACCTGGCCTGATCGACCCCCATACCCACCTGCGGGTGCCAGGGGGAGAACACAAGGAGGACTTTTCCACAGGCACTTCTGCCGCACTGGCCGGCGGTGTGACCATGGTACTGGCGATGCCGAACACCTCGCCACCGATCACTACCCCCCAGGTCATCCAAAAAACGCGGGAAGTCGCCGGACAAGACGCGCGTTGCGATGTCGGTCTGTTCGCCGGCGCCAGTTCTGAGCACATTGATCAGCTTCCTGTCGTCGCTCCAGCAGCGGCAGGGCTGAAAATCTACCTGAATGACACCTTTGGACCTCTCAGGGTTGAGGATTTGCCAACGCTTCAGGCCTGTTTCGAGAGCTGGCCGCGCGACAAAATGATCGCTATGCATGCCGAAGGCCAGAGCATCGCGGCAGGCATTGGATTAGCGGCAAGCTTTGCGCGCCCAGTACATTTTTGCCACATCAGCCGGCGGGATGAGATCGAGCTGATCGCCAGAGCGAAGGCACAGGGCCTGCCCGTGACGTGCGAGGTCACGCCTCATCATCTCTTTTTGAACGAGAGGGATGCGATCCAACTGGGTCCCTTGGGCGACATGCGTCCCCGATTGGCAACCACCGACGATCAGGCTGCGCTCTGGGCCCATATCGATTCGACCGTTGACTGCATCGCCACCGACCATGCGCCCCACACGCTCGACGAGAAGGCCTCGGCGACCGCGCCTCCAGGTGTGGCGGGGCTGCAGACATCTTTGCCGTTGATGTTGACTGCTGTGAAGGCAGGGCGCCTGACCCTGCAGCGCCTGACGGAACTGATGGCCATCGTTCCCCGTCGTATTTTCAGTTTGCCCGAACAAGAGGATACCTATGTCGAGGTCGATCTGGATGCACAATTTGTGATCGACAACGGCCGCCAGCTCAGCAAATGTGGCTGGACACCCTTTGCAGGAACGCCGGTGACCGGGCAGGTACAGCGGGTGATATTGAGAGGGCAGGTTGCCTACGACCTGGCGCAGCCCCAGTTGTTGGCGCACCCCGGGATGGGATGGATTATCCCTTGA